A genomic segment from Methanobrevibacter ruminantium encodes:
- the topA gene encoding DNA topoisomerase I: MHEVIISEKPKSAEKIAKALSSKAQKKKYGRKVSYWEFEENGKRTTVLSAVGHLYSLTSATSRDRLGFDLKWVPAYEVEKNSGYVRDYVYAIKKLSKDADKFVHACDYDVEGTLIGYNALKYACGNNAEAKASRMKFSTLTKKDIVDAYDHMIDIDLHQVDSGIARHMLDYYFGMNISSALMKAVRSSSSRRISLSAGRVQTPTLSILVDREKEIQSFIPQPYWQIKAKSDFDIIANHVEDKIFDEERAKRIFDECQGADATVTTVNVKETIRKPPIPFNLGGLQSEAHTVFGFSPKRTQVAAQNLYVGGYTSYPRTSSQKLPESLGFKEIFAGLLKDEEFRKHIADLPAKLKPNEGKKEDAAHPAIHPTGVLPSNLSPDEEKIYRLIVYRFISVFSEDSKLETMKVDLNVNNEEFVFSRKRVSHEGWLKHYPFKKQEADEFPPLKKGDFLKIHEIISEEKETKPPARYNEASLIKELEKRELGTKATRADIIAKLYDRKYIDGKKIEVKPLGVHIIDTLKQYCKNLTSEELTREFERELDCLSADKITKEEILANGEKEVRSILKDINNNQKEIGSKLYESYQESNVVGECSCGGKLLKKYSRRNKQTFIGCSNFPQCRNTYSLPKGANILKSTCPTCGLPMISIKRKGQKGREHVCLDPNCGKEVSKRRAPEVVGKCPECGRDLLKRSGRFGEFVGCSGFPQCRFSCQLKDLDKILQEKSEELSK; this comes from the coding sequence ATGCATGAAGTGATTATTTCAGAAAAACCAAAATCTGCTGAGAAGATAGCAAAGGCTCTCTCTTCAAAAGCCCAAAAGAAAAAATATGGTAGGAAGGTAAGCTATTGGGAATTTGAGGAAAATGGCAAAAGGACCACTGTTTTGTCTGCAGTAGGTCACCTTTACTCTTTGACATCCGCTACTTCAAGAGACAGGTTAGGTTTTGATTTAAAATGGGTTCCAGCATATGAAGTTGAAAAGAACAGCGGATATGTTAGGGATTATGTTTACGCTATTAAAAAGCTCTCTAAAGATGCAGATAAATTTGTTCATGCTTGCGATTACGACGTAGAAGGAACATTGATTGGTTATAATGCATTGAAATATGCTTGCGGTAACAATGCTGAAGCGAAAGCATCCCGTATGAAATTTTCAACATTGACCAAAAAGGACATTGTTGATGCATATGACCATATGATTGACATTGACTTACACCAAGTGGATAGCGGTATTGCAAGGCATATGCTAGACTACTACTTTGGTATGAACATCTCTTCAGCTTTAATGAAAGCTGTTAGATCTTCCTCTTCAAGACGCATAAGCTTATCTGCAGGACGTGTTCAGACTCCTACTTTATCCATTTTAGTGGATAGGGAAAAGGAGATACAGTCATTCATTCCACAACCTTACTGGCAAATCAAGGCCAAATCGGATTTTGACATTATAGCAAATCATGTTGAGGATAAGATCTTTGATGAGGAAAGGGCTAAAAGGATATTTGATGAATGTCAAGGTGCTGATGCAACTGTAACTACTGTAAATGTTAAGGAAACAATCAGAAAACCTCCTATTCCATTCAATTTAGGTGGTTTGCAATCTGAAGCACACACAGTATTTGGATTTTCTCCTAAAAGGACTCAAGTTGCAGCTCAGAACCTATATGTTGGAGGATACACTTCCTATCCACGTACCTCATCCCAAAAGCTCCCTGAATCATTAGGATTTAAAGAGATTTTTGCAGGTCTTCTTAAGGATGAAGAGTTTAGAAAACATATTGCTGACTTGCCTGCAAAATTAAAGCCAAATGAAGGTAAGAAAGAGGATGCAGCACACCCAGCTATTCACCCAACTGGCGTATTGCCATCTAACTTATCTCCAGATGAGGAAAAGATCTATCGCTTGATTGTTTATAGGTTCATAAGCGTCTTCAGTGAGGATTCCAAATTGGAAACCATGAAAGTTGACTTGAATGTTAACAATGAGGAATTTGTATTTTCAAGAAAAAGGGTTTCTCATGAAGGATGGCTAAAGCATTATCCATTCAAGAAACAGGAAGCTGATGAGTTCCCTCCACTTAAAAAAGGAGATTTCCTAAAGATTCATGAAATCATTTCAGAGGAGAAGGAAACAAAGCCTCCTGCAAGATACAATGAAGCTTCTCTCATCAAGGAATTGGAGAAAAGAGAGCTTGGTACAAAGGCTACCCGTGCAGACATCATTGCAAAACTCTATGATAGGAAATATATTGATGGCAAAAAGATTGAAGTTAAGCCATTAGGTGTTCATATCATTGATACATTGAAGCAATACTGTAAGAACTTAACAAGCGAAGAGTTGACCCGTGAATTTGAAAGGGAACTCGATTGCTTATCTGCTGATAAGATTACAAAAGAGGAAATTCTTGCAAATGGTGAAAAGGAAGTTAGATCAATTCTCAAGGATATTAATAACAACCAAAAGGAAATTGGTTCAAAGCTTTATGAATCCTATCAAGAATCCAATGTCGTTGGTGAATGTTCCTGTGGAGGCAAGTTGCTTAAGAAGTATTCAAGAAGGAATAAGCAAACATTTATTGGATGTTCAAATTTCCCTCAATGCAGAAACACTTACTCACTTCCTAAAGGTGCAAACATATTGAAATCCACTTGCCCAACCTGTGGTTTGCCTATGATTTCAATTAAGAGAAAAGGCCAAAAGGGAAGGGAACATGTTTGTCTTGATCCAAATTGCGGAAAGGAAGTAAGCAAAAGGCGTGCTCCTGAAGTTGTTGGTAAATGTCCTGAATGTGGAAGAGACTTATTGAAACGTTCCGGAAGATTTGGTGAATTTGTTGGATGCAGTGGCTTCCCACAATGTAGATTCAGCTGCCAATTGAAGGATTTGGACAAAATATTACAAGAAAAATCAGAAGAATTAAGTAAATAA